From the genome of Mauremys reevesii isolate NIE-2019 linkage group 24, ASM1616193v1, whole genome shotgun sequence:
aaagCATAGTACTACTGCCCCATACTTGCTACAGGTACACTTACGACATGTGTGCCtgtgacaatggacacagctcagccggtggcaggactttccactctCCCAGGCcagccaaagacactccctctgagcaggggcagctctatgttttttgccaccccaaggatggcagtcaggcagccttcagcggtgTTTCTGCTGGAGGTCCTCCGGTCACGCAGATTCAGCGGCGGTTCTGTGGGCgatctgccagtcccgcgccttcggcgtacttgccgctgaattgccgccgaaatcgcgggaccggcggacctcccacagaaaacctgcctgactgccgccctcagagtgaccggcaggccgccccaggatgctatcaaactaagatTCTTTAAATCTTTTAGCCTCTTCCCTTTCTttggaggtgatagatcggatcacctttctaacagccccagatttcagtgtgactagtttggaatgtgaggatgtgaccattcacttcccagcttatggctgcctctgctgcttagccaaaggcctaagaacagggccttagactgtcacagtgagaaaaGGCCCTTACAccggcagactgtgattttgattctttcttttatacctctataactagctaagtgataagaatacacctaaattcttaaagtataggcctttgcagacaggcctgcaTGTGTATATCCTAACATGAGCCTGCGCGCAGGCAGAGCCTAACTTCTGCGCTCAGCCTGTAccttgctaactttgctttatattaggaaggcttgaccactactttagttcGGGCCTCAGGCCCTATACTGAGCTCTGATACAAGGCCTTGTGTCTCAAGCTCCCTTTCAACTACAGCAGGCATGGGTCGGCTCTGTCTCTGCATGCAAGAGTGTTTTCTGAAAGAGAAACAATCCATTAATTCTGTTCCATTAATTATAATTCCTGAGGAGGCCACTAGGGGGCTCTGTAAGAGTAGGACGCCTGCCCCACACCTCTCCTAGCAATGGAAATGCTTCAGTGTCCCCAATCTCGGTTGATTTGGGGAATGAGAGCTGGGGGTGGTCTATCAATGCCACATGCAGCCTTTACTCCACCACCAGGTCACTCTGCAATGACAGAGCCTTTTGTTGCCCTTATAATCATGGCTCAACTGCCCAGATGGTCACTTTTAGGAAGTAGCCCTTGGCCATAGGATGTTATGGGCCCCTGATAAGGCCTCAAGTGGAATACTGGGTCCAGTTCCGGGTACCACACATTGGGAAAGATATGGGCAAATTGGAGACAGTCAataggagagcaacaaaaataattaaaggtctagaaactcTGACCTACTcggaaagattttttaaaaagggtgtgtttagtctggagaagagaagactgagggggacatgataacagtcttcaaatatgtaaaagctTGTTGTAAAGAGGAGGGTGACAaactgttctccttaaccactgaggataggacaagcagcaatgggcttaaattgcagcaagggtggtttaggttggacattaggaaaaacttcctaaccgtcagagaggttaagcactggaacaaattacctagggaggtggtggaatcttcatcattggaggtgtttaagaacaggctagacaaacacctgtcagggaaggtTTTGATAATACTGAGCCCTGTGTCAGTGCCAGAGACTGGACTACATGATCTATCTAGGTCCCTTTCTGTCCTCCATAACCATGATTCTGTGTCACTCTTCTGATTACTTTATagaagctcccccacccccattgccaCTACAGGCTGTTTCTGATTCTTCCATCTCTTGTGTCCCTCGGTGTTTTAGGATTACAGTGACTGGGAGAAGAACCACGACTCAACTAGTGCCGCAGAGAAGCTAGTGCATGATATTTTTGCTATGAGCTCTGCCGCGAGGCTGGGTCTCTGGGAGTGTCTGTTTGCTCTGCAGAGCAGATGGGCTCACCCCAATCTCCATGGGATGCTGGATGAAATAATTCAGAACGGTAACGTACCCATCGCACAGAGTGGGGAACAAGTCAACTGGGGAAATCCATGGGAATCTATGTTCTTCACAACAGGTTTTTCCTTGTCAAGCCCTCAGATCAGGGCTGTGTTCTGTGGGGTTAGTTAATTAATCTTAAGCTACGTCTTCACTGCACACTAAGCATGGGGAAATTTAACCTGTGGTAGCCTAACTCAccctgcaggggttctcaaactgagggtcgggacccctcagggggtcctGACTCCATTACattggggggtcacgagctgtcagcttccgccccaaaccctgctttgtatCCAGCATTTaatatggtgttaaatatataaaaaactgtttttaatttataagtgggggtCAGACTCAGAGGCTCGCTAtttgaaagggatcaccagtacagaagtttgaaaatcactgacatagaatcatagaatatcagggttggaagggacctcaggaggtatctagtctaaccccctgctcaaagcaggaccaattcccaactaaatcatcccagccagggctttgtcaagcctgaccttaaaaaaaaaccctaaggaaggagattccaccacctccctagataacccattccagtgcttcacctccctcttagtgaaatagtgtttcctaatatccaacctaaacctccccctctgcaacttgagaccattactccttgttctgtcatcaggtaccactgagaacagtctagatccatcctctttggaaccccctttcaggtagttgaaagcagctatcaaatccccccctcattcttctcttctgcagactaaactatCCCAGTTAGTGTGACCACATTACGATGCTGTCATGCCCTGTGTCCGCACTGGTGCCAAAGCTGGCCGTGACACAGCTATCTGGGCATGTATGCCAAGATCCATATGTGATGGTTCTTGGGGTACCCAGTACTGTAAGTCACCCCCCTGCCTCCAGAGTGAGGGAGTCTTCCttgtgcttaactgggtgtcGGCTCCCTGTCACCACCAGCCTGTTGCCACCTAAGCAATCGCCTCCAGGCTATGCCAGCCCTTACATTGCCTTGCAGGCTAACACTAGGTGCACCCCAGTTCCTGAGCCCCTTTGAAGCatccccctggagtgtccagcccgTCCTCCACTGAGCACTCTCAGTGATGCCAGGTCTGCTGTCCCCAAGGGAACAGCaaaaagtatatctcagttatgtcatattcatatcataagcatattttcataaagaatatggaatgacacatcacagcaaTCCCACTGCCCAATtacttcctaagtgcaggataaAGGGGTGTCTTCCTTGACTTCTTCTTATATCTCCCAAAGTTTATTGTTTGTCCTCAGAGTCAGGACAACCCCCATAATTTATTCTTTGGTGAGCTGCCTCCCTGTTGACTTCATATGTAAATAGAGCTTCTATTGTTTTGGCTTACATTGTTTAATTTACATGCGGACAGGTGAATAAACATCTGTGATCTAACAGAAAACCTGTTTGTCAACTCTGCCTTGATACAGACtttaggaacatattttcagtgtACCTctcaattcatagaatcatagaatcataggactggaagggatctcgagaaatcttctagtccagtcccctgcactcaaagcaggactaagtataatctagaccatccctgacaggtatttctCTAACCTGCTCATAAAAATCTtgaatgatggagattccacagcctcccaatgtaatttattccagtgcttatctaccctgacaggaagtttttcctaatgtccaacttacacctcccttgctgcaatttaagcccattgcttcttgacatatcctcagaggttaagaagaacaattcttctccctccaccttgtaacaaccttttaagcacttgaaaactgttatcatgtccagggccggctccagaccccagcacgccaagcgcatgcttggggcggcatgccgtggggggcgctctgccggtcgccgggagggcggcaggcggctccggcagacctcccgcaggcgtgcctgtggagggtccgctggtcccgcggctttggtggaggtgcctgcgggacgtccaccggagccgcgggaccggcgaccggcacagcgccccccgcggtgtgccgccgtgcttggggcggcgaaatcacTAGAGCCGCCCCGAtcatgtccccctcagtcttctcttctccagacgaaacacacccaattttttcaatcttccctcacaggtcatgttttctagacctttaataatttttgttgctcttctctggacttcctccaatgtgtccacatctttcctaaaatgtggcatccagaactggacacaacacctcagctgaggcctaatcagcgcagagtagagtggaagaattactacttgtgtcttacaacactcctgctaatacatccaagaatgatgtttactttttttgcaacaatgttactcTTTTGGATCATATTAagcttgtgatctactatgaTGCCCCCgatcctttctgcagtactccttcctaggcagccattccccatttgtatgtgtgcaactgattgttccttcgtaaGTGAAGTACTTAGCatgtgtccttattgaatttcatcctatttacttcagaccatttctccactttgtccagatcagtttgaattttaatcctcttctccaaagcacttgcaacccctcccagcttggcatcatccacagactttataagcgtactctctatgccattatctaaataattgatgaagatattgaacagaaccagacccagaactgatccctgcaggaccccacttgttatgtccttcctacatgactgtgaaccaccaataactactctctgggaatagttttccaaccagttatgcacccaccttatagtagcaccaactaggttgtatttccctagtttgtttatgaggccATGCAAGACAATATTAAAAGCCTTAGTAAAGTGAAAATATACCATATCCACCGCTTCCCCTCTATCCACAGGCTAGTTACCCTCTTCCCCCCTTGCCCCTCGAACACTCCCTTCCTGGGCCTTTTCTAGTTCTGGGCTAATCCAGCCCATCTCCAATCTATCAGTTATGCACAGCTTTGCCCCCCAGGTTTAGTCGGGGGTGATTGAATTGGCGATCCAGTGATCGGAGTGCTGgtccccctgctgcagcccagcacTGCATCACGGGGGCAGGGGAATGTGGGGAGCAGGAAGGAGATGGATGGGGGAATACAGGGGAATGTGAGGTACAAGATAGAGCAGCCAGTAGTAGGGGAGGGCAACACAATGGTTCTTTGGGTGTGATGTCGCTGAGACCTCATTAGCCTACAGGTCCTGATATTCAAAACATGGAGCCCCACAGGGGGAATTCAGAGATGGACTGGATCTATTCGAGCTGCTAACATACAAGCATTGGGTACGCTCTTCCATGCCAGCTAACAGcgcagtctgtctgtctgtctctctctctgtttaggTCACAATCTGTTACAGGAAATTCTCCTGAATGAATCGGGACACACCCTCGACCCAGAACTGAAAGGTACCGTGAGGGAACTGAACAGCACTTAACTCTGCCAACACTGTGTCTCTTGTCAAGCCAAGAAGGGCTCGATcacaggcctggcctgggggcagtGTGGAGACTGCTGGCCCCAGTGGGAGCTCTGAGAGGTGCTATGCTTCAATGAGGCACAGTTCCTCTTGGAGTTCCACAccctgcgggggggagggcaTGTCTTCTGCTTCCCCCCTCTAAGGGGTGCAGTGTATACCCGTGTGCCCAACCAGCTCTGGTGTGCAGTATAGACCAtagccctgcctcctgcctgctcccctgggtTTTGTGTCCCAGGAAGAACTAGGAGGGGGCAAACCCTGTCACGCTGTCTGAAGTGGGTCATGACTGTGAGTGtgcacctcagggcagactgtcagaaaacagggcagagaccccacactggtggtgtgttctatgattagatttcaccaagccagtgacaaatgtgaactcctggatcactatccCAGTCTTACCACAGTCACAggcagtccccttagactctccactcagacaaactgaactttgtgataaaaggtcactTAAACCAGAAATCACCTCAcatcaggttactgccagtcccaagaAACCAGTCACGTACCCCAGATCAACTGGTACCTAGATCTTAGGCCAAAGACAACACTGATAGCCAGTTCTGTAGTAAATTAAAgctttattagctaagaaaaggaagtgagagttattgagaggttaaagtcTTTTCTGGGTATCCAAATTGTCTCTGGGGAAATCTCTGCTTTGCCTCTGTCCCTCTGCTCAAGTGCAGGGATTCTGGTAAGTTTCTGTTCCCTAGTGGAGTACACGAGCTGGACCAGGTAGTGCAGCGGTGTCCTGTCAGACTCACGGTGAGTTCCAGTAGAACTATTCATGATCAGGCCcggcagaggagagaggagatGAAACAAACAAGTGAGTCCAGAGCATCCATCCACCTAATCCCCTCACCATATTATCTGCTCAGAGTACAATTTAGAGGAGAAGATTTCTATCAAACTTCCATTTACTAACCCTCATAAAATAAACAGTGATGAGACGAGGGAGAGGGAAAATAACCGTATTTCTCCTTTTCAGCTTGTCAGGTAGAGCACAAAGCCAAATTTCGTGATCTCACAGGGAGGATGAAGGAAAACAAGACCCCAGGGCAAGCTGAAGGGCAGGCTTTCCCCATCACTAACCGCTATGTGGAGCTCAAGGTCATCTCAGACTGTCACTTGAAGAAGCAGACACACCAGGAGCACGAGGCCTTagcagcagctggggagctgaATGAATATCGCCTCCAGAGGAGAATAAAGGGTGAGCTGGAGCGCATCGCCCCTGACCGGTTCTTCCGCTGGTGCTTTCGATCCCACCGTCTCCCCCTGTCTGTGATGGTGAGCGGAGTAGCCGGCGTGGGCAAGACAACCCTGGTGCAGAAATTCATCTTTGACTGGGCAACGGGGAAGCACTACCAGAAATttgcctttgttttcttcttcaagtTCCGGGATGTGAATGAGGAAAAGAAGAGCCTAGAATCTCTGCTCTGTCAAACATATCCACACCTCCGGGACAAGCTCCCAAGAGTCCTGGAAGACCCTGAGAAGCTGCTTTTCATCTTCGATGGCTTGGATGAGAGCAAGACTGATTTGAAATTAAGGAGAGGAGAAGCCCATGAGCTGTGTAGGAATCCAGGGGATGTGAAGCCAGTGACTGTGATTGTCGCCAGCCTGCTGAAACAGACTCTGCTGAAGGGATGTTCTGTGCTGCTCACCAGCCGCCCCAGCAAGTTGAGCAGTTTGGAGGCTGGAGTCTTCCATAGAGTGGCCAGTATCGTGGGCTTCCTCTCCAAGGAAAGGGAAAGATACTTTTCCATGTTCTTTGGAGATGAGCGAGCCTCCAGGGAGGCCTTTGCGTATGTGAGGGACAGTCAGGTTCTGTACACGTTGTGCTACAACCCGTCTTACTGCTGGATCACATGCACGGCCCTGAAACCCTGCTTCACTGCCAAGGCAGGGAGACCACAGCCTGCACCCAAAACAGTGACCCAGCTCTTTGTCAGCTACGTCACCCATATTATGGCCAATCACACTCAGGAGCGGCCTGAGCCACAGCGGATGCGAGATACATTGATAAGTGTTGGATGGTTGGCTGAATACGGCATCACAGATCGCACACTTGTCTTTCAGCCGCATCACTTACAGGTTGCCAATGTGGAGTTTTCTCCATTCCTCAGTGGCTTCTTGGTGGAGAACCCTCAAACCGATGACTCTTCCCAGGTGACCTACTCCTTCCTTCACCTCACCATCCAGGAGTTCTTTGCTGCCCTCGTGCATTACCTAGATTTCAAGGAGGACAAGTTCAGAAACACAATGGCTAAAGCCAGGTCCTGTAAGGAAGGTGACTATGAGATCTTCTCTCGCTTCCTGGCTGGGCTCTCCCATCCCGCAACCAGGAGGTCCCTGGAGGAATACGTGGGGAAGTTCTCTGCTGAGGCAACTCACAAAGTTATTGGGTGGCTCAGTGAGATGAACTAtgaggagctgcagagcagagatGATCCTGAAGGGAAGAGGAGGCTGATGAATGTATTGAATTTGCTGTTTGAATCCCGGAACAGACAACTTGTGTGTGATGTGGTGGGTAAAGA
Proteins encoded in this window:
- the LOC120390418 gene encoding NACHT, LRR and PYD domains-containing protein 12-like — protein: MASKQRTVVTEGDVKAFSKHMDNYSPWQLMKLSEHFRPDMVYVIENDIPIVLQELTSRRIITAQQAQDYSDWEKNHDSTSAAEKLVHDIFAMSSAARLGLWECLFALQSRWAHPNLHGMLDEIIQNGHNLLQEILLNESGHTLDPELKACQVEHKAKFRDLTGRMKENKTPGQAEGQAFPITNRYVELKVISDCHLKKQTHQEHEALAAAGELNEYRLQRRIKGELERIAPDRFFRWCFRSHRLPLSVMVSGVAGVGKTTLVQKFIFDWATGKHYQKFAFVFFFKFRDVNEEKKSLESLLCQTYPHLRDKLPRVLEDPEKLLFIFDGLDESKTDLKLRRGEAHELCRNPGDVKPVTVIVASLLKQTLLKGCSVLLTSRPSKLSSLEAGVFHRVASIVGFLSKERERYFSMFFGDERASREAFAYVRDSQVLYTLCYNPSYCWITCTALKPCFTAKAGRPQPAPKTVTQLFVSYVTHIMANHTQERPEPQRMRDTLISVGWLAEYGITDRTLVFQPHHLQVANVEFSPFLSGFLVENPQTDDSSQVTYSFLHLTIQEFFAALVHYLDFKEDKFRNTMAKARSCKEGDYEIFSRFLAGLSHPATRRSLEEYVGKFSAEATHKVIGWLSEMNYEELQSRDDPEGKRRLMNVLNLLFESRNRQLVCDVVGKDTHLDFSELYLMPVDCTVLSYVLSCCEEIQRLTLDSCFIQNEGLERLRPELHKVRELSLSDNDLKDEAMKNICSVLKHPNCRLEDLRLEKNMFTEACCTDLASALKENQTLVSLDLTKNKVRNNGLYALLEVLEAPQCKIQKLVLQENGLSDDSCERLCSALSRNSTLRHLNLSANVYTDRCAEDMHHLILTSPSLTDIRLSLNDFSPDMEGHLRGLQREGLKIHI